The Neodiprion fabricii isolate iyNeoFabr1 chromosome 4, iyNeoFabr1.1, whole genome shotgun sequence genome window below encodes:
- the LOC124180852 gene encoding thymosin beta isoform X3 → MSDPVSPSLKDLPKVALDLKSELEGFNHGCMKKAATAEKNVLPSAEDVRQEKQHCELIHGVENFKTDRLKHIDTVEKIVLPNAQDVAAEKTQQTLIAGIEAFDPAVLKHTETQEKYHLPDKDAIQEEKGKQQLISGIENFDPAKLKHAETLEKNPLPTKEAIDAEKVAA, encoded by the exons ATGTCAGATCCCGTAAGCCCATCCCTGAAGGATCTTCCTAAGGTTGCATTAGACCTTAAAAGCGAACTGGAGGGCTTCAACCATGGCTGTATGAAGAAAGCTGCAACTGCTGAGAAGAATGTTTTGCCTTCAGCTGAAG acGTGAGGCAGGAGAAACAGCACTGCGAGCTTATCCATGGAGTGGAGAACTTTAAAACAGATCGTTTGAAGCATATCGACACCGTAGAGAAGATTGTTTTGCCTAACGCCCAAG ATGTAGCTGCCGAGAAAACGCAACAGACTTTGATTGCTGGTATTGAAGCATTCGACCCGGCCGTACTAAAGCACACGGAAACCCAGGAGAAATATCACCTTCCGGACAAAGATG CCATACAGGAGGAAAAGGGAAAGCAACAACTTATTTCTGGAATTGAAAACTTTGACCCGGCAAAACTGAAGCATGCAGAAACCCTCGAAAAAAATCCTTTGCCTACCAAAGAAG cgATCGATGCCGAAAAAGTAGCTGCCTAA
- the LOC124180852 gene encoding thymosin beta isoform X2 — protein MSDPVSPSLKDLPKVALDLKSELEGFNHGCMKKAATAEKNVLPSAEDVAAEKTQQTLIAGIEAFDPAVLKHTETQEKYHLPDKDAVKAEKQHQNLLNGVESFNKAAMRHAETLEKNLLPDPQAIQEEKGKQQLISGIENFDPAKLKHAETLEKNPLPTKEAIDAEKVAA, from the exons ATGTCAGATCCCGTAAGCCCATCCCTGAAGGATCTTCCTAAGGTTGCATTAGACCTTAAAAGCGAACTGGAGGGCTTCAACCATGGCTGTATGAAGAAAGCTGCAACTGCTGAGAAGAATGTTTTGCCTTCAGCTGAAG ATGTAGCTGCCGAGAAAACGCAACAGACTTTGATTGCTGGTATTGAAGCATTCGACCCGGCCGTACTAAAGCACACGGAAACCCAGGAGAAATATCACCTTCCGGACAAAGATG CCGTAAAAGCCGAGAAACAGCATCAGAATTTGCTGAATGGCGTCGAAAGCTTCAACAAAGCAGCTATGCGACATGCTGAGACCCTTGAAAAAAACCTTTTACCCGACCCTCAAG CCATACAGGAGGAAAAGGGAAAGCAACAACTTATTTCTGGAATTGAAAACTTTGACCCGGCAAAACTGAAGCATGCAGAAACCCTCGAAAAAAATCCTTTGCCTACCAAAGAAG cgATCGATGCCGAAAAAGTAGCTGCCTAA
- the LOC124180852 gene encoding thymosin beta isoform X1, whose amino-acid sequence MSDPVSPSLKDLPKVALDLKSELEGFNHGCMKKAATAEKNVLPSAEDVRQEKQHCELIHGVENFKTDRLKHIDTVEKIVLPNAQDVAAEKTQQTLIAGIEAFDPAVLKHTETQEKYHLPDKDAVKAEKQHQNLLNGVESFNKAAMRHAETLEKNLLPDPQAIQEEKGKQQLISGIENFDPAKLKHAETLEKNPLPTKEAIDAEKVAA is encoded by the exons ATGTCAGATCCCGTAAGCCCATCCCTGAAGGATCTTCCTAAGGTTGCATTAGACCTTAAAAGCGAACTGGAGGGCTTCAACCATGGCTGTATGAAGAAAGCTGCAACTGCTGAGAAGAATGTTTTGCCTTCAGCTGAAG acGTGAGGCAGGAGAAACAGCACTGCGAGCTTATCCATGGAGTGGAGAACTTTAAAACAGATCGTTTGAAGCATATCGACACCGTAGAGAAGATTGTTTTGCCTAACGCCCAAG ATGTAGCTGCCGAGAAAACGCAACAGACTTTGATTGCTGGTATTGAAGCATTCGACCCGGCCGTACTAAAGCACACGGAAACCCAGGAGAAATATCACCTTCCGGACAAAGATG CCGTAAAAGCCGAGAAACAGCATCAGAATTTGCTGAATGGCGTCGAAAGCTTCAACAAAGCAGCTATGCGACATGCTGAGACCCTTGAAAAAAACCTTTTACCCGACCCTCAAG CCATACAGGAGGAAAAGGGAAAGCAACAACTTATTTCTGGAATTGAAAACTTTGACCCGGCAAAACTGAAGCATGCAGAAACCCTCGAAAAAAATCCTTTGCCTACCAAAGAAG cgATCGATGCCGAAAAAGTAGCTGCCTAA
- the LOC124180852 gene encoding thymosin beta isoform X4 → MSDPVSPSLKDLPKVALDLKSELEGFNHGCMKKAATAEKNVLPSAEDVAAEKTQQTLIAGIEAFDPAVLKHTETQEKYHLPDKDAIQEEKGKQQLISGIENFDPAKLKHAETLEKNPLPTKEAIDAEKVAA, encoded by the exons ATGTCAGATCCCGTAAGCCCATCCCTGAAGGATCTTCCTAAGGTTGCATTAGACCTTAAAAGCGAACTGGAGGGCTTCAACCATGGCTGTATGAAGAAAGCTGCAACTGCTGAGAAGAATGTTTTGCCTTCAGCTGAAG ATGTAGCTGCCGAGAAAACGCAACAGACTTTGATTGCTGGTATTGAAGCATTCGACCCGGCCGTACTAAAGCACACGGAAACCCAGGAGAAATATCACCTTCCGGACAAAGATG CCATACAGGAGGAAAAGGGAAAGCAACAACTTATTTCTGGAATTGAAAACTTTGACCCGGCAAAACTGAAGCATGCAGAAACCCTCGAAAAAAATCCTTTGCCTACCAAAGAAG cgATCGATGCCGAAAAAGTAGCTGCCTAA